The following are from one region of the Bradyrhizobium sediminis genome:
- a CDS encoding FAD-dependent monooxygenase, with protein sequence MRIAVIGGGPGGLYFSYLWKKRHPDAQIDLFEQNPAGATWGFGVVFSEQALEFLRADDPDTVDAIAPRMESWKNITLNLRSESVEIDGVGFSSIGRLELLTILQQRAHAVGVTPQYETLLQSLDQLTGYDLIVAADGLNSLVRRGFEGDFGTSLSYSTNKFAWYGTTKRFETLSQTFVKTDLGTFNAHHYRYSPDMSTFLVECDAATWQRYGFADKTIEQSQAICEQVFAATLGGHRLVSNKSVWRNFPWIWNERWSFRNMVLIGDALHTAHFSIGSGTRLAIEDAIALVKALEAEHDVSAALNRYQADRKPIVHKLVKAARTSADWYENFPEHMKLDLMDFGYSYITRSGRIDDIRLRAMSPAFMARYEASKRPLQQGGSRT encoded by the coding sequence GTGCGTATCGCCGTGATCGGCGGGGGCCCCGGAGGTCTCTATTTCTCGTACCTCTGGAAGAAGCGCCACCCGGACGCCCAGATCGATCTGTTCGAGCAGAATCCGGCCGGCGCCACCTGGGGCTTCGGCGTGGTGTTCTCCGAGCAGGCGCTCGAATTCCTGCGCGCCGACGATCCCGACACTGTCGACGCGATCGCGCCGCGGATGGAGAGCTGGAAGAACATCACCCTGAATTTGCGCAGCGAAAGCGTCGAGATCGACGGCGTCGGATTCTCCTCGATCGGCCGGCTCGAGCTTTTGACCATCCTGCAGCAGCGCGCCCATGCCGTCGGCGTTACGCCGCAATATGAAACGCTGCTGCAGTCGCTGGATCAATTGACCGGCTACGACCTGATCGTCGCGGCCGACGGCCTGAACTCGCTGGTGCGCCGCGGCTTCGAAGGCGACTTCGGCACTTCATTGTCCTATTCCACCAACAAGTTCGCCTGGTACGGCACGACCAAGCGCTTCGAGACGCTGTCGCAGACCTTCGTGAAGACCGACCTCGGCACCTTCAACGCCCATCACTACCGCTACTCGCCTGACATGAGCACGTTCCTGGTCGAGTGCGATGCCGCGACCTGGCAGCGCTATGGTTTCGCCGACAAGACGATCGAACAATCGCAGGCGATCTGCGAGCAGGTCTTCGCCGCCACGCTCGGCGGACACAGGCTGGTGTCGAACAAATCGGTGTGGCGCAACTTCCCATGGATCTGGAACGAACGCTGGTCGTTCAGAAACATGGTGTTGATCGGCGATGCCCTGCATACGGCGCATTTCTCGATCGGATCTGGCACCCGGCTCGCGATCGAGGATGCGATTGCGCTGGTCAAGGCGCTGGAGGCCGAGCACGATGTGTCCGCGGCGCTCAACCGCTACCAGGCCGACCGCAAGCCGATCGTGCATAAGCTGGTGAAGGCGGCGCGGACCAGCGCCGACTGGTACGAAAACTTTCCCGAACATATGAAGCTCGATCTGATGGATTTTGGTTACAGCTACATCACCCGCTCCGGCCGCATCGACGATATCCGGCTGCGCGCGATGTCGCCGGCCTTCATGGCGCGCTACGAGGCGTCGAAGCGGCCGTTGCAGCAGGGCGGGAGCCGGACATGA